Proteins encoded in a region of the Vicia villosa cultivar HV-30 ecotype Madison, WI linkage group LG5, Vvil1.0, whole genome shotgun sequence genome:
- the LOC131604534 gene encoding transcription factor DUO1-like: MEREFERGYIKKGPWSSEEDEVLLKHVNKYGPRDWSSIRSKGFLPRTGKSCRLRWVNKLRPNLKTGCKFSAEEERVVIELQEQFGNKWAKIATYLEGRTDNDVKNFWSSRRKRMESSSPRTPSPSPKQQKNKGKDVVNNNQVKVEKVPACGSNQLEENFTYPTSCMGNKEEFKMVNLPDLTKPNYQNMESDINGIEFEATPLHTVPSFESSSAAYNFPLHPEPHMDFPLLPECQDLVQEPFDPNFMDMFEQKKDSDCVWSQKLGTRLPTLGTEGNSQSSSNCLFQDFSTEFFEYFA; the protein is encoded by the exons ATGGAAAGAGAATTTGAAAGAGGTTACATAAAAAAAGGACCATGGagtagtgaagaagatgaagtgttACTGAAACATGTTAACAAGTATGGTCCAAGGGATTGGAGCTCCATTCGATCCAAAGGCTTTTTGCCGAGAACTGGAAAATCTTGTCGGTTGAGATGGGTTAACAAGCTTAGACCAAACTTGAAAAC AGGGTGCAAATTTTCAGCAGAGGAGGAAAGGGTGGTGATTGAATTACAGGAGCAATTTGGAAACAAATGGGCAAAAATTGCTACGTATTTGGAAGGGAGAACAGACAATGATGTGAAGAATTTTTGGAGTAGCAGGAGAAAAAGGATGGAGAGTTCGTCTCCGAGGACACCATCACCATCACCAAAGCAGcagaaaaacaaaggaaaagatGTTGTTAATAATAATCAAGTGAAAGTTGAAAAG GTTCCTGCATGTGGTTCTAATCAGCTAGAGGAAAACTTTACTTACCCTACTTCTTGTATGGGAAACAAAGAGGAGTTCAAGATGGTGAACCTGCCAGATTTAACAAAGCCAAACTACCAAAATATGGAAAGTGACATTAATGGAATTGAGTTTGAGGCTACTCCACTTCACACGGTACCGTCATTTGAGTCTTCGTCGGCGGCATACAACTTTCCTCTACACCCAGAACCACATATGGACTTTCCACTACTCCCAGAGTGTCAGGACCTTGTTCAAGAGCCCTTTGATCCCAATTTTATGGACATGTTTGAGCAGAAAAAGGATTCAGATTGTGTGTGGAGCCAGAAGCTTGGGACCAGGTTGCCAACTCTTGGAACTGAAGGAAATTCTCAGAGTAGTTCAAATTGCTTGTTTCAAGACTTCTCAACCGAGTTTTTTGAATACTTTGCTTAG
- the LOC131606523 gene encoding uncharacterized protein LOC131606523 has translation MSSIPPSSSKTTRNIPPSSTCKEDVRFCMRPSKSNYVKIRLHHRGQLVESPCKWYVNGLVSELDWEWDTDYMSYMDLEASIKDEGYINIKCRRWDLTGRVISTTSTPI, from the exons ATGAGCAGCAttccaccatcatcatcaaagacGACGCGCAACATTCCACCATCATCAACTTGCAAAGAGGATGTTCGTTTCTGTATGAG ACCATCTAAAAGCAACTACGTTAAGATAAGGCTTCATCATAGGGGACAGTTAGTAGAGAGTCCATGTAAATGGTATGTTAATGGTTTGGTGTCTGAACTGGATTGGGAATGGGATACGGACTACATGTCGTACATGGATTTAGAAGCTTCGATTAAGGATGAGGGATATATAAATATCAAATGTAGGAGATGGGATTTAACTGGAAGAGTAATTTCAACAACATCTACTCCCATATAA
- the LOC131601586 gene encoding uncharacterized Rho GTPase-activating protein At5g61530-like: MPSVTSPQWHDKASGFFSSSGVKLKEARESAGTFVGEVTKDTKSNVAEVAGRVGTIVKSRWALLQQPSTRHAVQDRMISAAATTGAFLRRGLSGTKEKVVVGKSKVEEVAKVTAQKSKTILTDIERWQKGVARNDVFGVPIEVTVQRQDCIKPIPQILINCADYLIISGLNLPYLFKSEGNKKVIHQLVSLYNQDSTASVPEGSSPVDVAALVKYYLASLPVPLTTFELYNEIKGARSNIYSMRNILKRLSSVNYMTLEFITALLLRASQKALLNKMDPRSLALEMAPVIMWQKEHRPEFYRQYWSQMSESPSKQSLDPEPGSTTWDLLADDGEATDASSFIPLDDGMPVDYGAIEVVQLLIEHHNAVFTDANETVWK; this comes from the exons ATGCCTTCTGTAACCTCACCTCAGTGGCATGATAAGGCTTCTGGTTTCTTTTCTTCCTCAG GGGTCAAGCTTAAAGAAGCCAGGGAGTCAGCAGGTACATTTGTTGGCGAGGTCACAAAGGATACAAAGAGTAATGTTGCTGAAGTGGCGGGACGAGTTGGAACGATAGTCAAAAGTCGATGGGCACTTCTTCAGCAGCCATCCACAAGACATGCCGTACAGGACCGAATGATATCAGCTGCTGCTACTACTGGTGCATTCCTGAGGAGAGGTTTGTCAGGGACAAAAGAAAAGGTGGTTGTGGGAAAATCCAAGGTTGAAGAG GTGGCAAAAGTAACAGCACAAAAGAGTAAAACTATCTTGACAGACATTGAAAGATGGCAGAAG GGAGTTGCTAGGAATGATG TATTTGGAGTTCCTATTGAGGTTACTGTACAGAGGCAAGATTGCATCAAGCCTATTCCTCAGATACTGATCAACTGTGCAGATTATCTTATAATATCAG GATTGAATCTGCCATATCTTTTTAAATCTGAAGGGAACAAAAAGGTTATTCACCAGTTGGTTTCCCTATACAACCAAG ATTCAACTGCTTCAGTGCCAGAAGGCTCAAGTCCAGTTGATGTAGCAGCTCTTGTGAAATATTATCTTGCTAGCCTTCCTGTGCCTCTGACAACATTTGAGCTTTATAATGAGATCAAAGGTGCTCGATCCAATATATATTCCATGAGAAACATACTTAAGAGGCTTTCCAGCGTGAACTATATGACGCTGGAGTTTATAACAGCACTTTTGCTCCGTGCTAGCCAGAAGGCACTTCTCAATAAG ATGGACCCGCGGAGCCTTGCATTGGAAATGGCACCTGTTATCATGTGGCAAAAGGAACATAGACCTGAATTTTATCGTCAATACTGGAGTCAAATGTCAGAAAGTCCTTCCAAACAGAGCTTGGATCCAGAACCGGGTTCAACTACCTGGGACTTGCTTGCTG ATGATGGCGAAGCCACAGACGCATCTTCTTTTATTCCCTTGGATGATGGCATGCCAGTTGACTATGGTGCAATCGAGGTTGTTCAGTTACTCATAGAACATCATAATGCAGTCTTCACTGATGCCAACGAGACAGTTTGGAAATAA